In a genomic window of Scyliorhinus torazame isolate Kashiwa2021f chromosome 5, sScyTor2.1, whole genome shotgun sequence:
- the LOC140420208 gene encoding uncharacterized protein, giving the protein MEKQWKCGDCEKGYKAPSELEIHRCSQTGERLFICPECGMGFARLFNLQLYQRTHTRERPFSCSECGKGFTKSSNLKLHQRVHTGERPYTCSRFVKGFIDSSTLQKHQRIHTREKPFFCSECGKGFTQSSHLQTHQRIHNGERPFTCSACGKGFIQLSNLLSHQRVHSGARPFTCSMCGKGFIDSSTLQRHQRVHTGERPYTCSRCVKGFIDSSTLQKHQRIHTREKLFSCSECGKGFAQSYHLQTHQRIHTGERPFTCPACGKGFAQSSHLQTHQRVHSGERPFTCSVCGMGFICSSELLRHQDSHTD; this is encoded by the coding sequence ATGGAGAaacaatggaaatgtggggactgtgagaagggatacaaagccccatctgagctggaaattcatcgatgcAGCCAGACTGGGGAGAGGCTATTCATCTGCCctgagtgtgggatgggattcgctCGGTTATTTAACCTTCAGTTATACCAGCGAACTCACACccgggagaggccgttcagctgctctgagtgtgggaaaggattcaccaaGTCATCCAACCTGAAgttacaccagagagttcacactggagagaggccgtacacctgctctcGGTTtgtgaagggattcattgattcatccactctacagaaacatcagcgaattcacaccaggGAAAAGCCGTTcttctgctctgagtgtgggaagggattcactcagtcatcccacctgcagacacatcagcgaattcacaatggggagcggccttttacttgctctgcgtgtgggaagggattcattcagttatccaacctgctgtcacaccagcgggttcacagtggGGCGAGGCCTTTCacatgctccatgtgtgggaaaggattcattgattcatccactctgcagagacaccagagagttcacactggagagaggccatacacctgctctcggtgtgtgaagggattcattgattcatccactctacagaaacatcagcgaattcacaccagggaaaagctgttctcctgctctgagtgtgggaagggattcgctcagtcataccacctgcagacacaccagcgaattcacaccggggagcggCCTTTTACATGCCccgcgtgtgggaagggattcgctcagtcatcccacctgcagacacaccagcgagttcacagtggagagaggccgttcacctgttctgtgtgtgggatgggatttatTTGTTCATCCGAGCTGCTGAGACACCAGGACAGTCACACTGATTAG